From the genome of Leptolyngbyaceae cyanobacterium, one region includes:
- the lnt gene encoding apolipoprotein N-acyltransferase: protein MKIKIIWHFAISLFGGILMGLTTAPVNAWPLAWIALIPLWISVIKTQNKPKPFHPSPFILHPLLWGIGYHGIALFWITGIHPMTWLGVPWWPSLAIAIFCWTFITLWGAALVTVWAIASKTIFNLIENPKSPLKNSLFRILIGTTFWCALETFWSWGDLWWTSLSYTQSPHNLPILHLAQISGPNTITAAIVAVNATIAELVIGHWSLVINKEKHKLYRKIFPKLLVIISFLVGLHLIGFFLYNRPLIQTPETALKVGIIQGNIPNQIKFNSAGWYRAIEGYTTGYRELADRGVDAVLIPETALPFIWTDPNQVPRSFYSAVLEKGVVAWVGGFGQEGNNFTNSLFTISGNGNIFSRYDKVKLVPLGEYIPFEEIVGKLIDRLSPLDAHLVKGKPTQIFETPFGRAIVGICYDSAFAKLFRRQAAAGGQFILSASNDAHYKASMAAQHHAQDVMRAIENDRWTLRATNTGYSAIVDPHGRTLWISKINTYEIHAATIYRQQSQTLYVRWGDWLTPLLLAIVTTTSAGEYYYQRVKSEV from the coding sequence ATGAAAATCAAAATCATATGGCATTTCGCCATCTCTTTATTTGGCGGTATTCTAATGGGGTTAACAACTGCCCCAGTAAATGCTTGGCCATTAGCATGGATAGCCCTAATTCCCCTCTGGATTTCAGTAATTAAAACTCAAAACAAACCAAAACCATTTCACCCTTCACCCTTCATCCTTCATCCTTTACTTTGGGGTATCGGATATCACGGCATTGCCTTATTTTGGATTACCGGAATTCACCCCATGACATGGCTGGGAGTTCCCTGGTGGCCGAGTTTAGCGATCGCAATTTTTTGTTGGACGTTCATCACTCTTTGGGGTGCGGCATTAGTTACCGTTTGGGCGATCGCCTCTAAAACCATTTTCAACTTAATTGAAAATCCCAAATCTCCCCTCAAAAATAGCCTTTTTCGCATCTTAATCGGCACGACTTTTTGGTGTGCTTTAGAAACCTTTTGGAGTTGGGGCGATTTATGGTGGACATCCCTATCTTACACCCAAAGCCCCCACAATCTCCCAATTTTACACCTCGCTCAAATTTCCGGCCCCAACACGATTACAGCCGCTATCGTAGCCGTAAACGCAACAATTGCTGAATTGGTCATCGGTCATTGGTCATTGGTCATTAATAAAGAAAAACATAAGTTATATCGAAAAATTTTCCCTAAATTACTGGTTATCATTAGTTTCTTAGTAGGATTGCATTTAATAGGATTTTTTCTCTATAATCGTCCCCTGATTCAAACACCAGAAACCGCATTAAAAGTAGGAATCATTCAAGGCAATATACCTAATCAAATCAAATTCAATTCAGCCGGATGGTATCGCGCTATCGAAGGTTATACCACCGGATATCGCGAGTTAGCAGATCGGGGAGTCGATGCAGTTTTAATCCCCGAAACAGCATTACCATTTATCTGGACAGATCCGAATCAAGTCCCTCGTTCCTTTTACTCTGCCGTATTAGAAAAAGGCGTAGTTGCTTGGGTAGGAGGTTTTGGACAAGAAGGAAATAATTTTACCAACAGCTTATTTACAATTAGTGGCAATGGTAACATTTTCAGCCGTTACGACAAAGTAAAATTAGTTCCCTTGGGAGAATATATCCCCTTTGAAGAAATCGTCGGAAAATTAATCGATCGCCTTTCTCCCCTAGACGCCCATTTAGTGAAAGGAAAACCAACTCAAATATTTGAAACCCCTTTTGGGCGTGCCATAGTCGGTATTTGCTACGATTCGGCTTTTGCTAAACTCTTTCGCCGTCAAGCTGCGGCGGGCGGGCAATTTATTCTCAGCGCTTCTAATGACGCCCATTATAAAGCATCGATGGCTGCCCAACACCATGCCCAAGATGTAATGCGGGCAATTGAGAACGATCGCTGGACTCTCAGAGCCACCAATACAGGTTATTCTGCGATCGTAGACCCCCACGGCAGAACTCTGTGGATATCGAAAATTAACACTTACGAAATTCATGCGGCAACAATTTATCGGCAACAGAGTCAAACCTTATATGTTCGCTGGGGAGATTGGTTAACACCCCTTTTGCTAGCAATAGTTACGACCACTAGTGCAGGAGAATATTACTACCAAAGGGTGAAGTCGGAAGTCTAA
- the cysH gene encoding phosphoadenosine phosphosulfate reductase: MMSSAIASLTPVATFDLDALNRRFETAHPREILAWCAENIPTGLVQTTAFGVTGMVIIDVLYRVLKVKPKVPVLFLDTLHHFRETLEFVEKAKEVYNLDLRVYKTLEVNSREAFATRYGQNLWQKDIEKFHYLTKVEPLQRGLGELKTIAWINGRRRDQAHTRTQLEIFELDKNGRLKVNPLATWTRKETWGYIAKHGVIYHPLHDQGYTSIGDEPLTTPVREGEHERAGRWRGMGKTECGIHL, from the coding sequence ATGATGAGTTCTGCGATCGCGTCTTTGACCCCAGTTGCTACGTTTGACCTAGATGCACTTAACCGAAGATTTGAAACCGCCCATCCTAGAGAGATTCTGGCTTGGTGTGCGGAAAATATCCCTACCGGATTGGTACAAACAACAGCTTTTGGTGTCACCGGCATGGTCATCATCGATGTTCTTTACCGCGTTCTGAAAGTTAAGCCAAAAGTCCCGGTGCTATTTCTCGACACCCTGCACCACTTTCGGGAAACTCTAGAGTTTGTAGAAAAAGCGAAGGAAGTTTACAACTTGGATTTGCGGGTTTACAAAACGCTGGAAGTCAACTCCCGCGAAGCTTTTGCCACTCGTTACGGACAAAATCTATGGCAGAAGGATATTGAAAAATTCCACTATCTAACAAAAGTCGAACCGTTACAAAGGGGTCTAGGGGAACTGAAAACGATCGCCTGGATCAACGGTCGCCGTCGGGATCAAGCCCACACTCGCACCCAACTGGAAATATTTGAATTAGATAAAAACGGGCGGCTGAAAGTTAATCCCTTGGCTACCTGGACGCGCAAGGAAACATGGGGTTATATCGCAAAACACGGTGTTATTTATCATCCTCTACATGACCAAGGCTACACGAGTATCGGCGACGAACCCCTGACCACGCCAGTGAGAGAAGGGGAACACGAACGGGCTGGTCGCTGGCGCGGCATGGGAAAAACAGAGTGCGGGATTCATCTTTAA
- the tsaB gene encoding tRNA (adenosine(37)-N6)-threonylcarbamoyltransferase complex dimerization subunit type 1 TsaB — MLVLPEKRKYGLALHTTSGELGIAIGDFTNDRRSQTWELGVELSTHLHDILSKFIYPQTWEDLAFMAVAIGPGSFTSTRIGVVTARTIAQQLDIPLFTVSSLAAYSSFVSSHLSFEKEGGLSKQVAVQLPAHRGEIFVAIYKVAGNDAGVVELLPDAVMKPEKWEETLANWPDIYELIEAPKNLGGSVTSVLELAYLDWQKGLRPHWSEALPFYGQHPIE, encoded by the coding sequence ATGTTGGTTTTGCCAGAAAAAAGAAAATACGGCCTTGCTCTTCACACAACCAGCGGAGAATTAGGGATCGCGATCGGGGACTTTACGAACGATCGTCGCTCTCAAACATGGGAATTAGGCGTAGAATTATCTACGCATTTACACGATATTTTAAGTAAATTTATATACCCTCAAACTTGGGAAGACTTGGCATTTATGGCTGTGGCGATCGGCCCGGGTAGTTTCACCAGTACTCGAATCGGGGTAGTTACTGCGCGTACTATTGCCCAACAGCTAGATATTCCATTGTTTACAGTGTCTTCGTTAGCAGCATACTCGTCATTTGTCAGTAGTCATTTGTCATTTGAGAAAGAGGGAGGTCTTTCTAAACAGGTGGCAGTTCAGTTGCCTGCCCATCGGGGTGAAATATTTGTGGCTATATATAAGGTGGCGGGTAATGATGCTGGTGTAGTTGAATTATTACCAGATGCGGTGATGAAGCCGGAAAAATGGGAAGAAACCCTGGCAAATTGGCCAGATATCTATGAATTAATCGAAGCACCGAAGAATTTGGGCGGTTCGGTGACTAGCGTGTTGGAACTGGCATATCTGGATTGGCAAAAAGGATTGCGTCCCCATTGGTCGGAGGCGCTGCCTTTTTACGGTCAGCATCCGATCGAGTGA
- a CDS encoding exosortase-dependent surface protein XDP2, whose amino-acid sequence MKLNHTVSFLGLACGTFIALATSAQAANFTTNVQKTDAKSDIWLQSVTQNGVTINKFNLINEAKGNILFNDTIKLSGKDGETANPNAGGYNNNTGAASTDRGDNASKPNGLEVSGVKDPTMPEIATYLGNQNMNNIIDTEDDGAFEMNLFFTYMLQQDNKGLDNVFIWERGKNSDIVVQAIDEKGDIIGNYLKLNRGDQASAGYQIDTLEIGGAQNVGSWGVSLSQLGVASAAGIRIKTENAFDGPDFKIMARLNDNPVLRKQAPEPATMIGLGVIASSLAVSRRRKLSKAC is encoded by the coding sequence ATGAAATTAAATCATACAGTGTCATTTTTAGGCTTGGCTTGCGGCACGTTCATCGCTCTTGCTACTTCTGCTCAAGCTGCCAATTTTACAACCAACGTCCAAAAAACTGACGCTAAATCAGATATATGGTTGCAATCCGTTACCCAAAACGGTGTCACCATTAACAAATTCAACTTAATTAATGAAGCCAAGGGAAATATCCTGTTTAACGACACCATCAAATTAAGTGGCAAAGATGGAGAAACAGCCAATCCTAATGCAGGAGGCTACAACAACAATACAGGTGCAGCCAGTACAGATAGAGGAGATAATGCCAGTAAACCCAATGGTTTAGAGGTGTCTGGTGTTAAAGACCCGACTATGCCTGAAATTGCTACATATCTGGGTAACCAGAACATGAATAATATTATCGACACTGAAGATGATGGTGCTTTTGAAATGAACCTTTTCTTCACCTATATGCTTCAACAAGATAACAAAGGTTTAGATAATGTATTCATCTGGGAACGGGGAAAAAATAGCGATATAGTCGTACAAGCGATCGATGAAAAAGGCGATATTATCGGCAATTACCTGAAACTAAACCGAGGCGATCAAGCTAGTGCAGGCTATCAAATCGATACCCTAGAAATTGGCGGTGCCCAAAACGTAGGATCTTGGGGAGTTAGCCTCAGCCAACTAGGAGTTGCTTCTGCCGCAGGTATTCGCATCAAAACAGAAAATGCGTTTGATGGCCCCGACTTCAAAATCATGGCACGTTTAAATGATAATCCCGTTCTGCGGAAGCAAGCACCAGAGCCAGCAACGATGATTGGATTGGGCGTTATCGCAAGTTCTTTAGCAGTATCTCGTCGTCGTAAACTCAGCAAAGCTTGCTAA
- a CDS encoding Ycf34 family protein translates to MCICINCEYVDRCITYHAVETQHQVPHLNEDPNFEPVEPSINVNIRPREDYIEMEWDVVGCQSFKLEKGKWARLRPGELVPT, encoded by the coding sequence ATGTGTATTTGCATTAATTGTGAATATGTAGACCGCTGCATCACGTATCACGCAGTAGAAACTCAGCATCAGGTACCCCACCTGAACGAAGACCCAAACTTCGAGCCTGTAGAACCCAGCATTAATGTTAACATTCGTCCTCGCGAGGACTACATTGAAATGGAATGGGATGTCGTAGGTTGTCAAAGCTTTAAGCTAGAAAAAGGCAAGTGGGCTAGATTGCGCCCTGGTGAATTAGTCCCTACTTGA
- a CDS encoding CCA tRNA nucleotidyltransferase — translation MNRKETKDSNAEVNLADSVLCPESWPFSLEWLPVPAFMVGGAVRDALLGRRREYLDLDFVLPTGAVETASTIARHYQAGFVLLDAQRQIARVVFKNATADFAQQEGESLETDLHRRDFTINAIAYNPHTEEIIDPLQGYADLQQGMIRMVSPANLADDPLRLLRGYRQAAQLGFAIAPETRSAIGELAPKLSQIAAERVRVELSYLLGSPQGTPWLSAAWEDGILRWILHDNITARNLAILAEIDRATANFSQVWPTLSAALYSTIPGLAADAKRTWIAIAKYASLLIPENWLFQLHTLPVTLNYTRSEIAIANSSIEDFMKRMTYSVPEIRAVNIILKFLPQLRSPNLSLREQYFFFQEVGAVFPALTVVAVATGTQIESLASLIDRYLDPNDQVAHPTQLINGKDLMQALNLPPSPQIGQLLTEIQLARIEGKISTSADALKLANQIIKTDIHFHQG, via the coding sequence ATGAATCGCAAAGAGACGAAGGACTCGAATGCAGAAGTAAATTTGGCAGATTCGGTGTTGTGTCCGGAAAGTTGGCCGTTTAGTTTAGAATGGTTGCCCGTACCTGCTTTTATGGTAGGTGGTGCGGTGCGGGATGCGCTGTTGGGAAGACGGCGGGAGTATTTGGATTTGGATTTCGTGCTACCAACTGGTGCGGTAGAAACGGCTTCGACGATCGCACGACATTATCAAGCGGGATTCGTGCTTCTGGATGCACAACGACAAATTGCCAGAGTGGTATTTAAAAATGCTACGGCTGATTTCGCTCAGCAAGAGGGGGAAAGTTTAGAAACGGATTTGCATCGTCGCGATTTTACGATCAACGCGATCGCCTACAATCCACATACGGAAGAAATCATCGATCCCCTTCAAGGATATGCCGATTTGCAACAAGGGATGATTCGCATGGTGTCCCCGGCTAATTTGGCAGACGATCCGTTAAGGTTATTACGAGGTTATCGTCAAGCTGCTCAACTTGGATTTGCGATCGCACCAGAAACTCGATCTGCGATCGGTGAATTAGCACCCAAACTTTCTCAAATTGCCGCCGAACGAGTGCGAGTAGAATTAAGCTACCTCCTGGGTAGTCCCCAAGGTACTCCCTGGCTATCTGCTGCTTGGGAAGATGGTATCCTGCGATGGATTCTGCACGATAATATCACGGCTCGAAATTTGGCCATCTTAGCCGAAATCGATCGCGCTACTGCCAATTTCAGTCAAGTTTGGCCCACTTTGTCAGCGGCATTATATTCTACTATTCCCGGTTTAGCGGCAGATGCCAAGCGAACTTGGATCGCGATCGCCAAATATGCTAGTCTGCTAATTCCCGAAAATTGGCTTTTCCAACTTCATACTTTACCAGTCACTCTCAACTACACTCGTTCTGAGATCGCGATCGCGAATTCCTCAATTGAGGATTTTATGAAGCGGATGACTTACAGCGTCCCAGAAATTCGCGCTGTAAATATTATCCTCAAATTTTTACCCCAATTGCGATCGCCTAACTTGTCTTTGCGAGAACAGTATTTTTTCTTTCAAGAAGTGGGTGCGGTTTTCCCAGCCTTAACAGTCGTAGCTGTCGCCACCGGTACTCAAATCGAATCTTTAGCATCTTTAATCGATCGCTACCTCGATCCTAATGACCAAGTAGCCCATCCCACTCAATTAATTAATGGCAAAGACTTAATGCAAGCGCTCAATCTGCCACCTAGCCCTCAAATCGGTCAACTTTTAACAGAAATTCAATTAGCGCGAATCGAGGGAAAAATTTCAACTTCAGCAGATGCTTTAAAATTGGCTAACCAAATTATTAAAACCGACATTCATTTTCACCAAGGATGA
- a CDS encoding ATP-binding protein, with the protein MKPSFFQPKWLYIYYFLAAFDICTVLVSLFVNHQIKNSYIQSIQVNQEWATRLGHYSKLSQLAAKVNAPGNDIFDSQNVPLESKRLQAAFQKFQKQITLLKQDLKDNVNPEHSKIILNDLDSLETAMDKMIREANLIFDYFNQSQPEMAGKRMATMDRKYSQVNMALDKLRQDVTEIQQQILNQQKNFTKILGFYEYVVAILILNMIFIFIFYGHKLARNIALNSQLKEKLIGDLQLTECELKAKTNQLEQALHLIQQQTFQVVQNAKMATLGEMVAGVAHEVNNPVNFIHGNLVHTHEYIHNLLHLIELYQKYYPKPVPEIKREIESIELTYLREDLPKIIDSMEDGIERIRNISSSLRIFSRVDSERAIPFNIDRGIDSAILILKYRLKANEFRREIKVVKEYENIPPIECFPGQLNQVLINLLANSIDAIDEKFGKINHQHTLSPTIWVQITQPEKEKFILIRVKDNGVGMSQELKQRIFEHIFTTKPVGKGTGLGLQISRKIIIEQHSGEIEINSIAGEGTEFVIKLPIYQI; encoded by the coding sequence TTGAAGCCATCTTTTTTTCAACCAAAATGGTTATATATTTACTATTTTTTGGCAGCTTTCGATATATGTACTGTGTTAGTAAGCTTGTTTGTCAATCACCAGATTAAAAATAGTTATATTCAATCTATACAAGTCAACCAAGAATGGGCTACTCGCTTGGGTCATTACTCTAAGTTAAGTCAACTAGCTGCAAAAGTAAATGCTCCAGGTAACGATATTTTTGATTCGCAGAATGTACCATTAGAATCAAAAAGATTACAAGCAGCTTTTCAAAAATTTCAAAAACAAATAACATTGCTCAAACAAGACTTAAAAGACAATGTAAATCCAGAACACTCAAAGATTATTTTAAATGATTTGGATTCATTAGAAACAGCAATGGATAAGATGATCCGGGAAGCTAACTTAATTTTTGATTATTTTAATCAGAGCCAGCCTGAAATGGCTGGTAAACGTATGGCAACAATGGATCGCAAGTACAGCCAAGTTAATATGGCATTAGATAAATTAAGGCAAGATGTAACAGAAATTCAACAACAAATTTTAAACCAGCAAAAAAATTTTACAAAAATACTAGGATTTTATGAATATGTAGTGGCAATTTTAATATTAAATATGATTTTTATTTTCATATTTTACGGACATAAATTAGCGCGAAATATCGCGTTAAACTCCCAATTAAAAGAGAAATTGATTGGGGATTTACAGCTAACAGAGTGTGAATTAAAAGCCAAAACAAATCAGCTAGAACAAGCTTTACATCTAATTCAGCAACAAACCTTCCAAGTAGTTCAAAATGCTAAGATGGCTACTTTAGGTGAAATGGTGGCTGGCGTTGCTCATGAAGTTAATAATCCAGTTAACTTTATTCATGGTAATTTGGTTCATACTCATGAATACATTCATAATTTGCTCCATTTAATTGAACTATACCAAAAATATTATCCTAAACCAGTACCTGAAATTAAGAGAGAAATTGAGTCAATTGAATTGACATATTTGCGGGAAGATTTGCCTAAAATAATTGATTCAATGGAAGATGGAATAGAGCGCATTCGTAATATTAGTTCAAGTCTACGAATTTTTTCTAGAGTAGACAGCGAGCGGGCTATTCCATTTAACATCGATCGGGGAATTGACAGTGCTATCCTCATTCTTAAATACCGTCTGAAAGCTAACGAATTTCGTCGAGAAATTAAAGTAGTGAAAGAGTACGAAAATATCCCGCCAATCGAATGCTTTCCCGGACAGCTAAATCAAGTTTTAATTAATTTATTAGCTAATTCGATTGATGCGATTGACGAGAAATTTGGCAAAATTAATCATCAGCATACTCTGAGTCCTACAATCTGGGTTCAGATTACCCAACCCGAGAAAGAAAAATTTATTTTGATTCGGGTTAAAGATAATGGGGTAGGAATGTCTCAGGAATTAAAACAACGAATATTTGAACATATATTTACTACTAAACCCGTCGGAAAAGGTACTGGTTTGGGATTACAAATTTCTCGTAAAATTATTATAGAGCAACATAGCGGAGAAATTGAAATTAATTCGATTGCTGGAGAAGGAACCGAGTTTGTGATTAAACTTCCCATTTACCAAATATAG
- the cbiT gene encoding precorrin-6Y C5,15-methyltransferase subunit CbiT codes for MASQLWPYITPGIPDELFDRLPGIPLSKREVRLLIMSHLRLKPDSVLWDIGAGTGTIPVEAGLLCPKGKIVAIERDEEVASLIRRNCDRFEVANVEVIEGSAPECLKDISLPPHRVCIEGGRPIKEILQQVWHYLQPEGRIVATASNLESLYAISESFSHLQVRNIEVVQSAVNRLETRGTHQTLASVNPVFILSGEKLD; via the coding sequence ATGGCTTCTCAACTCTGGCCTTACATTACTCCCGGCATTCCTGACGAACTGTTCGATCGCTTACCCGGTATTCCCCTCAGTAAGCGCGAAGTCCGATTGCTCATCATGTCTCACCTCAGACTGAAGCCAGATTCAGTGTTGTGGGATATTGGTGCGGGGACTGGTACGATCCCAGTAGAAGCGGGGTTGCTTTGTCCCAAAGGCAAGATCGTCGCCATAGAACGAGATGAAGAAGTAGCCAGTTTGATCCGACGTAACTGCGATCGCTTTGAAGTAGCAAACGTAGAAGTCATTGAAGGTAGCGCCCCAGAATGCCTCAAAGATATCTCGTTGCCACCCCATCGCGTCTGCATTGAAGGAGGACGCCCGATCAAAGAAATTTTGCAACAAGTTTGGCACTATTTGCAACCCGAAGGAAGAATAGTCGCCACTGCCAGTAATTTAGAAAGTCTTTACGCCATCTCGGAAAGTTTCTCTCATTTACAAGTTCGCAATATAGAAGTAGTACAATCTGCCGTCAATCGTTTGGAAACGCGGGGTACTCATCAAACGCTGGCATCCGTCAATCCAGTTTTTATCCTGAGTGGCGAAAAGCTAGACTGA
- a CDS encoding phosphatidate cytidylyltransferase — protein sequence MPWTRILSGIIAIVLALGMTLLGGWYFTLCFGIIVYLGQLEYFQLARAKGIAPAGKTTLVVSQVLLIVSTISHDLADAIFPVAGTLICFYLLFQPKFATIADISASVLGLFYGGYLPSYWVRLRSLGSEVSNLPLGGYWPQTWTNIKILPQGLTITLLSFGCIWAADIGAYTIGRLFGKTRLSDISPKKTVEGAVFGVSASVAVAVAGAWYLDWSGWPLTGVALGLLIGIASLLGDLTESMMKRDAGVKDSGQLIPGHGGILDRADSYVFTAPLVYYFVTLLLPLLPK from the coding sequence ATGCCTTGGACTCGTATACTTAGCGGAATTATCGCGATCGTCCTTGCTTTAGGAATGACCCTGTTAGGAGGGTGGTATTTCACCCTATGCTTTGGCATTATCGTCTATTTAGGCCAGTTAGAATATTTTCAGCTAGCGCGAGCTAAGGGAATAGCGCCCGCTGGCAAAACTACATTGGTCGTCAGCCAGGTTTTGCTGATCGTTTCTACCATATCTCATGACTTAGCAGACGCCATATTTCCAGTCGCCGGCACGTTAATCTGTTTCTATTTGCTATTTCAGCCAAAATTTGCCACCATCGCCGATATTTCCGCCTCCGTATTAGGATTATTTTACGGCGGTTATTTGCCCAGCTATTGGGTCAGATTGCGATCGCTTGGTAGCGAAGTCAGCAACCTACCTCTAGGCGGATATTGGCCCCAAACCTGGACAAATATTAAAATCCTGCCCCAAGGTTTGACCATCACTTTACTTTCATTTGGCTGTATCTGGGCAGCCGATATCGGAGCTTACACGATTGGAAGATTATTCGGTAAAACCCGCCTTTCGGACATCAGCCCCAAAAAGACCGTCGAAGGAGCCGTTTTTGGCGTCAGCGCCAGCGTAGCCGTAGCCGTCGCGGGCGCTTGGTATCTGGATTGGTCGGGTTGGCCCTTAACTGGCGTTGCCTTAGGGTTGCTAATCGGCATTGCCAGTCTTTTGGGAGACCTCACCGAGTCAATGATGAAGCGGGATGCAGGGGTTAAAGACTCCGGACAACTCATCCCAGGTCACGGCGGCATCCTAGACCGTGCCGACAGCTACGTTTTCACCGCTCCCCTGGTTTACTATTTCGTTACTTTGCTTTTACCCCTCTTGCCCAAGTGA